The following proteins are encoded in a genomic region of Pseudodesulfovibrio mercurii:
- the rplJ gene encoding 50S ribosomal protein L10, producing MNRQDKAQIIEQLHEKASRASIAVVTDFKGMTVEEMTQLRAKCFEIGVDYQVVKNTLARLALNDTDHGVLSEHLKENCAIALGYDDPVALAKALADFAKTNKKFAMRYGTLEGQFLDSDAVKELSKMPSKPELLSSLLGTMQAVPRNFVCLFANIERKFLYALTAIKEQKEAA from the coding sequence ATGAACAGGCAAGACAAAGCCCAGATCATCGAGCAGCTGCACGAAAAAGCTTCGCGCGCCAGCATCGCCGTCGTCACCGATTTCAAGGGCATGACCGTTGAGGAAATGACCCAGTTGCGCGCCAAGTGCTTCGAAATCGGCGTCGATTACCAAGTCGTCAAGAATACCCTGGCCCGGTTGGCTCTCAACGACACCGATCACGGTGTATTGAGCGAACACCTTAAAGAGAACTGCGCCATTGCGCTGGGTTACGACGATCCCGTCGCCCTGGCCAAGGCGCTCGCCGATTTCGCCAAGACGAACAAGAAGTTCGCCATGCGCTACGGCACTCTCGAAGGCCAGTTTCTTGACAGCGACGCAGTGAAGGAACTCTCCAAGATGCCCAGCAAGCCTGAGCTTCTGAGTTCCCTTCTCGGCACGATGCAGGCCGTACCTCGCAATTTCGTGTGTCTGTTCGCCAACATCGAACGCAAGTTCCTGTATGCCTTGACCGCGATCAAGGAACAGAAAGAAGCTGCGTAA
- the rplL gene encoding 50S ribosomal protein L7/L12: protein MADITKEQVVEFIGNMTVLQLSEFIKELEDVFGVEAAAPAVAVAAAPAAGGEAAAEEEQTEFDVVLTGAGANKIAVIKAVRAITGLGLKEAKALVDEAPKALKEGVSKEEADEAAKQLQEAGAEVEVK from the coding sequence ATGGCTGATATCACCAAAGAACAGGTTGTCGAATTCATCGGCAACATGACCGTCCTCCAGCTGTCCGAATTCATCAAGGAACTCGAAGATGTCTTCGGCGTCGAAGCCGCCGCTCCGGCCGTTGCCGTGGCCGCCGCCCCGGCCGCCGGTGGCGAAGCCGCCGCCGAGGAAGAGCAGACCGAGTTCGACGTGGTCCTGACCGGTGCCGGCGCCAACAAGATCGCCGTCATCAAGGCCGTCCGCGCCATCACCGGCCTGGGCCTGAAGGAAGCCAAGGCTCTGGTCGACGAAGCTCCCAAGGCCCTGAAGGAAGGCGTCTCCAAGGAAGAGGCTGACGAGGCTGCCAAGCAGCTGCAGGAAGCCGGCGCCGAAGTTGAAGTTAAGTAA
- the rpoB gene encoding DNA-directed RNA polymerase subunit beta, with translation MGQLRKKFGKIVNTLPIPHLLELQVDSYNRFLQADTPPASRGDFGLEGVFRSVFPIEDFNKTASLDFVSYEIGEPKYDVDECISKGLTYETPIRITVRLVVFDVDEETDNRTIRDIKEQDIYFGTLPLMTEKGTYVINGTERVIVNQLQRSPGIIFEHDSGKSHSSRKVLYSSRIIPMRGSWLDFDFDHKDILYVRIDRRRKMPVTILLKAMGLSRADILDYFYEIESYTLLKTKVMRTVVAEQYRKEAAYADVDVDGKSILKKGVDITRGAWKKLIKAEVKAIEVDPDSLIGQFLARDMVDKNGEVIAEAAEELTADLLDKLRDAKIKDLDVLHTRGMEVSSSLRDTLLLDKTTDMESAQIEIYRRLRPSSPPTPEIAASFFENLFRSSDYYDLSSVGRYKLNSRLNQDVDLSIRTLTNEDILLAVKELMRLKDSHGPADDIDHLGNRRVRPVGELVENQYRIGLVRMERAIKERMSLQEVATLMPHDLINPKPVAAVLKEFFGTSQLSQFMDQTNPLSEVTHKRRLSALGPGGLTRERAGFEVRDVHTSHYGRICPIETPEGPNIGLIVSLTTYAKVNDYGFIETPYRKVVDKKITDVVTYMDASKEAKEVVAQANAPLDKNGVFTNQRVNARWAGEVQLTAAEDVTCMDISPSQTVSISAALIPFLEHDDANRALMGSNMMRQAVPLLKAEEPLVGTDMEGPVARDSGACVLAKEDGVIHYVDAERIIINYDNGLFPETGGAKHYELQKWHKSNQNSCFGQTPRVQVGQRVRKGDVLADGPGIDHGELALGKNLLVAFMPWCGFNYEDSVLISERMVKEDVYTSIHIEEFELVARDTKLGPEEVTRDISNVSEEMLRNLDECGIIRIGARIKPDDIMVGKITPKGETQLTPEEKLLRAIFGDKARDVKNTSLKVPPGIAGTIVDVKVFNRRSGEKDDRTKAIEDAELAAFDVKEQKHVAALTDAIREKVWAVVEGAKLKKDLAGPKKATLGKTGEVIDRESVDEVPVKKLIGLFDREVNDQLKLIVADYEQQIAFIKNIYDVKREKVTEGDDLPPGVIKMVKVYVAVKRKLSVGDKMAGRHGNKGVVSCILPEEDMPFFEDGTSMDIVLNPLGVPSRMNIGQIMETHLGMAGRKLGQQVQQMLEESGNSLKAIREEVKSILDTQDMNELIDTMSDEEFVDAVKKLKNGIVAKTPVFDGAEEDGIWGWLEKAGLASDGKFILYDGRTGEPFHNRVTVGIMYYLKLHHLVDEKIHARSTGPYSLVTQQPLGGKAQFGGQRLGEMEVWALEAYGAAYLLQEFLTVKSDDVQGRVKMYEKIVKGDNFLEAGLPESFNVLVKELMSLGLDVTLHYEDRKPQRPGQPQLPVAMPAGPRPLVD, from the coding sequence ATGGGTCAACTGAGAAAAAAATTCGGCAAAATCGTCAACACGCTCCCCATCCCGCACCTGCTGGAGCTCCAGGTGGATTCGTACAATCGATTCCTCCAGGCGGACACTCCGCCGGCCAGCCGGGGCGACTTCGGGCTCGAGGGCGTGTTCAGGTCCGTTTTTCCCATTGAAGATTTCAACAAGACCGCTAGCCTTGATTTCGTGTCCTATGAAATCGGCGAACCAAAATACGACGTCGATGAGTGCATCTCCAAGGGTCTGACCTACGAGACGCCCATCCGTATAACTGTCCGTCTCGTAGTTTTTGACGTGGACGAAGAAACGGACAACCGCACGATTCGCGACATCAAGGAACAGGACATATACTTCGGCACGCTCCCGCTGATGACAGAGAAGGGCACCTATGTCATCAACGGCACCGAGCGCGTCATCGTGAACCAGCTGCAGCGCTCCCCGGGCATCATCTTCGAGCACGACTCGGGCAAGTCCCACTCCAGCCGCAAGGTTCTCTACTCGAGCCGCATCATCCCCATGCGCGGCTCCTGGCTGGACTTCGACTTCGACCACAAGGACATCCTCTACGTCCGCATCGACCGCCGCCGCAAGATGCCCGTGACCATCCTCCTGAAGGCCATGGGTCTGTCGCGCGCCGACATCCTCGATTACTTCTACGAGATCGAATCCTACACCCTGCTCAAGACCAAGGTCATGCGCACGGTGGTGGCCGAGCAGTACCGCAAGGAAGCCGCCTACGCCGACGTGGATGTGGACGGCAAGTCCATCCTCAAGAAGGGCGTGGACATCACCCGCGGGGCCTGGAAGAAGCTTATCAAGGCAGAGGTCAAGGCCATCGAGGTCGACCCTGACTCCCTGATCGGCCAGTTCCTGGCCCGCGACATGGTGGACAAGAACGGCGAGGTCATCGCCGAGGCCGCCGAGGAGCTGACCGCGGACCTGCTCGACAAGCTGCGCGACGCCAAGATCAAGGACCTGGACGTGCTGCACACCCGCGGCATGGAGGTTTCCTCCTCCCTTCGCGACACCCTGCTGCTCGACAAGACCACGGACATGGAGTCCGCCCAGATCGAGATCTACCGCAGGCTGCGTCCCAGCTCTCCGCCCACGCCCGAGATCGCGGCCAGCTTCTTCGAGAACCTGTTCCGCTCCTCCGACTACTACGACCTGTCCAGCGTGGGCCGCTACAAGCTCAACTCCCGCCTGAACCAGGACGTGGACCTGTCCATCCGCACCCTGACCAACGAGGACATCCTCCTCGCGGTCAAGGAACTCATGCGCCTCAAGGACTCCCACGGCCCGGCGGACGACATCGACCACCTGGGCAACCGCCGCGTGCGGCCCGTGGGCGAGCTGGTCGAGAACCAGTACCGCATCGGCCTGGTCCGCATGGAACGCGCCATCAAGGAGCGCATGTCCCTGCAGGAAGTGGCCACCCTGATGCCCCATGACCTGATTAACCCCAAGCCGGTTGCCGCCGTGCTCAAGGAGTTCTTCGGAACCTCCCAGCTCAGCCAGTTCATGGACCAGACCAACCCGCTCTCCGAGGTCACCCACAAGCGCCGCCTGTCGGCCCTGGGACCCGGCGGCCTGACCCGCGAGCGCGCGGGCTTCGAGGTGCGCGACGTGCACACCTCGCACTACGGCCGCATCTGCCCCATCGAGACTCCGGAAGGCCCGAACATCGGCCTGATCGTCTCCCTGACCACCTACGCCAAGGTCAACGACTACGGGTTCATCGAGACCCCGTACCGCAAGGTGGTGGACAAGAAGATCACCGACGTCGTCACCTACATGGACGCCTCCAAGGAGGCCAAGGAAGTGGTGGCCCAGGCCAACGCGCCCCTGGACAAGAACGGCGTCTTCACCAACCAGCGCGTCAACGCGCGTTGGGCGGGCGAGGTCCAGCTGACCGCAGCCGAGGACGTCACCTGCATGGACATCAGCCCGAGCCAGACGGTCTCCATCTCGGCCGCGCTGATTCCCTTCCTGGAGCACGACGACGCCAACCGCGCGCTGATGGGCTCCAACATGATGCGCCAGGCCGTGCCCCTGCTCAAGGCCGAGGAGCCGCTCGTCGGCACCGACATGGAAGGCCCGGTCGCCCGCGACTCCGGGGCCTGCGTGCTGGCCAAGGAGGACGGCGTGATCCACTACGTGGACGCCGAGCGCATCATCATCAATTACGACAACGGGCTGTTCCCCGAGACCGGCGGCGCCAAGCACTACGAACTGCAGAAATGGCACAAGTCCAACCAGAACTCCTGCTTCGGCCAGACGCCCCGCGTCCAGGTCGGGCAGCGGGTCAGGAAGGGTGACGTCCTGGCCGACGGCCCGGGCATCGACCACGGCGAGCTTGCCCTGGGCAAGAACCTGCTGGTCGCCTTCATGCCCTGGTGCGGGTTCAACTACGAGGACTCCGTGCTCATCTCCGAGCGCATGGTCAAGGAGGACGTCTACACCTCCATCCACATCGAGGAGTTCGAGCTGGTCGCCCGCGACACCAAGCTCGGACCCGAGGAAGTGACCCGCGACATATCCAACGTGTCCGAGGAAATGCTCCGGAACCTCGACGAGTGCGGCATCATCCGCATCGGCGCCCGGATCAAGCCCGACGACATCATGGTCGGCAAGATCACGCCCAAGGGCGAGACCCAGCTGACCCCTGAAGAGAAGCTGCTGCGCGCCATCTTCGGCGACAAGGCCCGCGACGTGAAAAACACGTCCCTCAAGGTACCGCCGGGAATCGCCGGAACCATCGTGGACGTGAAGGTCTTCAACCGCCGCTCCGGCGAGAAGGACGACCGCACCAAGGCCATCGAGGACGCCGAGCTGGCGGCCTTCGACGTCAAGGAGCAGAAGCACGTTGCCGCCCTGACCGACGCGATCCGCGAAAAGGTCTGGGCCGTGGTGGAGGGCGCCAAGCTGAAGAAGGACCTGGCCGGTCCCAAGAAGGCCACCCTGGGCAAGACCGGGGAGGTCATCGACCGCGAGTCCGTGGACGAGGTCCCGGTCAAGAAGCTCATCGGCCTGTTCGACCGCGAGGTCAACGACCAGCTGAAGCTCATCGTGGCCGACTACGAGCAGCAGATCGCCTTCATCAAGAACATCTACGACGTGAAGCGCGAGAAGGTGACCGAGGGCGACGATCTGCCTCCGGGCGTGATCAAGATGGTCAAGGTCTACGTCGCGGTGAAGCGCAAGCTCTCCGTGGGCGACAAGATGGCCGGCCGTCACGGCAACAAGGGCGTCGTGTCCTGCATCCTGCCTGAAGAGGACATGCCGTTCTTCGAGGACGGCACCTCCATGGACATCGTGCTGAACCCCCTGGGCGTCCCCTCCCGAATGAACATCGGGCAGATCATGGAGACGCACCTGGGCATGGCCGGCCGCAAGCTCGGCCAGCAGGTCCAGCAGATGCTCGAGGAAAGCGGCAACTCCCTCAAGGCCATCCGCGAGGAAGTCAAGTCCATCCTCGACACCCAGGACATGAACGAACTCATCGACACCATGTCCGACGAGGAGTTCGTGGACGCGGTCAAGAAGCTCAAGAACGGCATCGTCGCCAAGACCCCGGTCTTCGACGGCGCCGAGGAAGACGGCATCTGGGGCTGGCTCGAGAAGGCCGGTCTCGCCTCGGACGGCAAGTTCATCCTGTATGACGGCCGCACCGGCGAACCGTTCCACAACCGGGTCACCGTGGGCATCATGTACTATCTCAAGTTGCACCACCTGGTCGACGAGAAGATCCATGCCCGGTCCACCGGCCCTTACTCCCTGGTCACGCAGCAGCCCCTGGGCGGTAAGGCCCAGTTCGGCGGCCAGCGGCTGGGAGAGATGGAAGTCTGGGCCCTGGAGGCCTACGGCGCCGCCTATCTGCTGCAGGAGTTCCTGACCGTCAAGTCCGACGACGTTCAGGGACGCGTGAAGATGTACGAGAAGATCGTCAAGGGCGACAACTTCCTGGAAGCCGGTCTGCCGGAATCCTTCAACGTCCTGGTCAAGGAACTCATGTCGCTGGGTCTGGACGTGACCCTGCACTACGAGGACCGCAAGCCGCAGCGCCCCGGTCAGCCTCAGCTGCCCGTCGCCATGCCGGCGGGCCCCCGGCCCCTGGTGGACTAG
- the rpoC gene encoding DNA-directed RNA polymerase subunit beta', with protein MTLDDLFTLRGAPNAAAQGRNLKAIQISIAAPETIREWSYGEVKKPETINYRTFKPERDGLFCAKIFGPVKDYECNCGKYKRMKHRGIVCEKCGVEVIASKVRRERMGHIELAAPVAHIWFLKTLPSKIGTLLDITMADLEKVLYFDSFIVLDPGETPLKKHQVVSEDQYFQVIDHFGEDALTVGMGAETVRTMLQALDLPTLRTELREESQTTRSQTKKKKITKRLKIVESFLESGNKPEWMIMEVIPIIPPELRPLVPLDGGRFATSDLNDLYRRVINRNNRLKRLLELGAPEIIIRNEKRMLQEAVDALFDNGRRGRAITGTNGRPLKSLSDMIKGKQGRFRQNLLGKRVDYSGRSVIVVGPKLKLHQCGLPKKMALELFKPFIYSELEKREIATTIKSAKKMVEREDLVVWDILEDVVREYPIMLNRAPTLHRLGIQAFEPTLVEGKAIQLHPLVCSAYNADFDGDQMAVHVPLSVEAQIECRVLMMSSNNILSPSNGSPIINPSQDIVLGLYYLTTPRSFEKGEGMTFSSPEEVISAHDFGAVGIHARIKVRMNGEIVETTTGRVIVSEILPDKVPFELVNCVLNKKNIAALVSGAYRLAGTKATVILCDRIKDLGYEYATRAGVTIGVKDLKIPDNKPKMLATANAEVDEIENQFQDGIITRTEKYNKIVDVWTKVTNDISNETMKEMSTDILVDPKTGNTEVNSSFNPIYMMATSGARGNQDQMRQLAGMRGLMAKPSGEIIETPITASFREGLSVLQYFISTHGARKGLADTALKTANSGYLTRRLVDVVQDVTVSELDCGTVDGLELTHYIKGGEIKQRLAERVLGRVTMFDTYDEETGELVVPANTMIDDEYAKKLDASGVNSIVIRSGLTCKSKHGVCAMCYGRDLARGHLVNVGETVGIIAAQSIGEPGTQLTMRTFHIGGTASKEIESSSIESQHNGRVVTSRMRTVVNADGDKMVLGKSCQVGIVDEQGREREKYVLPSGARLLVDEGQEVKKGTALAEWDPYMEPFIVDVSGTIKFKDIIEGKTVQEDRTSKASFTIMEYRTTNYRPAVTLLGEDGKPVHRPGTDIDANFAMPVGAILMVKDGDTVRAGDVIARKPRESSKTKDIVGGLPRVAELFEVRKPKDLGVVSSIDGVVTFGPETKGKRKVVVTPETGDAKEFLIPKGKHITVQESDFVEAGDLLTEGSPELHDILRIKGEKYLARYLVEEIQDVYRFQGVNINDKHIEIIVRQMLKKVSILNPGSTSFLIGEQVDKLRFMEENQKVVAEGGKPAVAETLVLGITQASLSTDSFISAASFQETTKVLTEASLKGKTDHLHGLKENVIVGRLVPAGTGFRKYTDAEISVPDQPERPDKFLEELEESPLLVDVSMV; from the coding sequence ATGACGTTGGACGATCTGTTCACCTTACGTGGAGCGCCGAACGCGGCTGCACAAGGCCGCAACCTGAAGGCTATCCAGATATCCATAGCTGCGCCCGAAACCATCCGGGAGTGGTCCTACGGTGAAGTCAAAAAACCGGAGACCATCAACTACCGGACCTTCAAACCGGAGCGGGACGGCCTGTTCTGCGCCAAGATCTTCGGCCCGGTGAAGGACTACGAGTGCAACTGCGGCAAATACAAGCGCATGAAGCATCGCGGCATCGTCTGCGAGAAGTGCGGCGTCGAGGTCATCGCCTCCAAGGTCCGCCGCGAGCGCATGGGACATATCGAGCTGGCCGCCCCCGTGGCGCACATCTGGTTCCTGAAGACCCTGCCGTCCAAGATCGGCACGCTGCTCGACATCACCATGGCCGACCTGGAAAAGGTCCTGTACTTTGACTCGTTCATCGTGCTTGATCCGGGCGAGACCCCGCTCAAGAAGCACCAGGTGGTCAGCGAGGACCAGTACTTCCAGGTCATCGACCACTTCGGCGAGGACGCTCTGACCGTGGGCATGGGCGCCGAGACCGTGCGGACCATGCTCCAGGCCCTGGACCTGCCGACCCTGCGCACCGAGCTGCGCGAGGAGTCGCAGACCACCCGGTCCCAGACCAAGAAGAAGAAGATCACCAAGCGGCTGAAGATCGTCGAGTCCTTCCTGGAGTCCGGCAACAAGCCCGAGTGGATGATCATGGAAGTGATTCCGATCATCCCGCCCGAGCTGCGCCCGCTGGTCCCCCTGGACGGCGGCCGTTTCGCCACTTCGGACCTCAACGACCTGTACCGTCGCGTCATCAACCGCAACAACCGCCTGAAACGGCTGCTTGAACTCGGCGCGCCCGAGATCATCATCCGCAACGAGAAGCGCATGTTGCAGGAGGCCGTCGACGCCCTGTTCGACAACGGTCGTCGCGGCCGGGCCATCACCGGCACCAACGGCCGTCCGCTCAAGTCCCTGTCCGACATGATCAAGGGCAAGCAGGGCCGGTTCCGCCAGAACCTGCTCGGCAAGCGCGTGGACTACTCCGGCCGTTCGGTCATCGTGGTCGGTCCCAAGCTCAAGCTGCACCAGTGCGGCCTGCCCAAGAAGATGGCGCTCGAGCTGTTCAAGCCGTTCATCTACTCGGAGCTGGAGAAGCGCGAGATCGCCACGACCATCAAGTCGGCCAAGAAGATGGTCGAGCGCGAGGACCTGGTCGTCTGGGATATCCTGGAGGATGTGGTCCGCGAGTACCCGATCATGCTCAACCGCGCCCCGACCCTGCACCGTCTGGGCATCCAGGCCTTCGAGCCGACCCTGGTCGAGGGCAAGGCCATCCAGTTGCACCCGCTCGTCTGTTCCGCCTACAACGCGGACTTCGACGGCGACCAGATGGCCGTGCACGTGCCGCTGTCCGTTGAGGCGCAGATCGAGTGCCGCGTGCTGATGATGTCCTCCAACAACATCCTCAGCCCGTCCAACGGCTCGCCGATCATCAACCCGTCCCAGGATATCGTCCTCGGGCTGTACTACCTGACCACACCGCGCTCCTTCGAGAAGGGCGAGGGCATGACCTTCTCCTCCCCGGAAGAGGTCATCTCGGCCCACGACTTCGGCGCGGTGGGCATCCACGCGCGCATCAAGGTGCGCATGAACGGCGAGATCGTCGAGACCACCACGGGCCGCGTCATCGTCAGCGAGATTCTGCCCGACAAGGTTCCGTTCGAGCTGGTCAACTGCGTGCTGAACAAGAAGAACATCGCCGCCCTGGTCTCCGGCGCCTACCGTCTGGCGGGCACCAAGGCCACGGTCATCCTGTGCGACCGCATCAAGGACCTGGGCTACGAGTACGCCACCCGCGCCGGTGTGACCATCGGCGTCAAGGACCTGAAGATCCCGGACAACAAGCCCAAGATGCTCGCGACGGCCAACGCCGAAGTGGACGAGATCGAAAACCAGTTCCAGGACGGCATCATCACCCGGACCGAGAAATACAACAAGATCGTCGACGTCTGGACCAAGGTCACCAACGACATCTCCAACGAGACGATGAAGGAGATGTCCACGGACATCCTGGTCGACCCCAAGACCGGCAACACCGAGGTCAACTCGAGCTTCAACCCCATCTACATGATGGCCACCTCCGGCGCTCGAGGCAACCAGGACCAGATGCGGCAGCTGGCCGGCATGCGCGGTCTGATGGCCAAGCCTTCGGGCGAGATCATCGAGACCCCGATCACCGCGAGCTTCCGCGAAGGTCTGTCCGTCCTCCAGTACTTCATCTCCACCCACGGCGCACGCAAGGGCCTGGCCGACACCGCGCTCAAGACCGCGAACTCCGGCTACCTGACCCGCCGCCTGGTGGACGTTGTCCAGGACGTGACCGTGTCCGAGCTGGACTGCGGCACCGTGGACGGACTGGAGCTGACCCACTACATCAAGGGCGGCGAGATCAAGCAGCGCCTGGCCGAACGCGTGCTGGGCCGCGTGACCATGTTCGACACCTATGACGAGGAGACCGGCGAGCTGGTCGTCCCCGCCAACACCATGATCGACGACGAGTACGCCAAGAAGCTCGACGCCTCGGGCGTGAACTCCATCGTCATCCGCTCCGGCCTGACCTGCAAGTCCAAGCACGGCGTCTGCGCCATGTGCTACGGTCGCGATCTGGCCCGGGGCCATCTGGTCAACGTGGGCGAGACCGTCGGCATCATCGCCGCGCAGTCCATCGGCGAGCCCGGCACCCAGCTGACCATGCGTACCTTCCATATCGGCGGTACCGCCTCCAAGGAGATCGAGTCCTCAAGCATCGAGTCGCAGCACAATGGCCGCGTGGTCACCTCGCGCATGCGCACCGTCGTCAACGCCGACGGCGACAAGATGGTCCTGGGCAAGAGCTGCCAGGTGGGCATCGTGGACGAGCAGGGCCGCGAGCGCGAGAAGTACGTGCTCCCGTCCGGCGCGCGTCTGCTGGTGGACGAAGGGCAGGAGGTCAAGAAGGGCACCGCCCTGGCCGAATGGGATCCGTACATGGAACCGTTCATCGTCGACGTGTCCGGCACCATCAAGTTCAAGGACATCATCGAAGGCAAGACCGTCCAGGAGGACCGCACCTCCAAGGCGTCCTTCACCATCATGGAATACCGGACGACCAACTACCGTCCGGCCGTGACCCTGCTGGGCGAGGACGGCAAGCCCGTGCATCGGCCCGGCACCGACATCGACGCCAACTTCGCCATGCCGGTGGGCGCCATCCTCATGGTCAAGGACGGCGACACGGTCCGCGCCGGCGACGTCATCGCCCGCAAGCCGCGCGAATCCTCCAAGACCAAGGACATCGTCGGCGGTCTGCCGCGCGTCGCCGAGCTCTTCGAGGTGCGCAAGCCCAAGGACCTGGGCGTTGTCTCGTCCATCGACGGCGTGGTCACCTTCGGTCCCGAGACCAAGGGCAAGCGCAAGGTCGTGGTCACTCCGGAAACCGGCGACGCCAAGGAATTCCTCATTCCCAAGGGCAAGCACATCACGGTTCAGGAGTCCGACTTCGTCGAGGCCGGCGACCTGCTGACCGAAGGCTCCCCGGAGCTGCACGACATCCTGCGGATCAAGGGCGAAAAGTACCTGGCCCGCTACCTGGTCGAGGAAATCCAGGACGTGTACCGGTTCCAGGGCGTCAACATCAACGACAAGCACATCGAGATCATCGTCCGGCAGATGCTCAAGAAGGTCTCGATCCTGAACCCCGGCTCCACCTCCTTCCTCATCGGCGAGCAGGTGGACAAGCTCCGGTTCATGGAAGAGAACCAGAAGGTCGTGGCCGAGGGCGGCAAGCCCGCCGTGGCCGAGACCCTGGTGCTCGGCATCACCCAGGCCTCGCTGTCCACGGACTCGTTCATCTCGGCAGCCTCGTTCCAGGAGACCACCAAGGTCCTGACCGAGGCCTCCCTGAAGGGCAAGACCGACCATCTGCACGGCCTGAAGGAAAACGTCATCGTGGGCCGCTTGGTGCCCGCCGGTACCGGCTTCCGCAAGTACACGGACGCCGAGATCAGCGTGCCCGACCAGCCCGAACGCCCCGACAAGTTCCTCGAGGAGCTGGAAGAAAGCCCGCTCTTGGTGGACGTGTCGATGGTGTAG
- the rpsL gene encoding 30S ribosomal protein S12, which yields MPTINQLIRKGREAQPKRKKTPALMECPQRRGVCTRVYTTTPKKPNSALRKVARVRLTNGMEVTAYIGGEGHNLQEHSVVLIRGGRVKDLPGVRYHIVRGTLDTSGVDDRRRGRSKYGTKRPK from the coding sequence ATGCCCACCATTAACCAGCTCATCCGCAAGGGCCGCGAAGCGCAGCCCAAACGGAAGAAGACCCCGGCCCTGATGGAATGCCCTCAGCGCCGCGGTGTTTGCACCAGGGTGTACACCACGACCCCGAAGAAGCCGAACTCCGCGCTTCGTAAGGTCGCCCGCGTGCGCCTGACCAACGGCATGGAAGTCACCGCCTACATCGGTGGTGAGGGCCACAACCTGCAGGAACACTCCGTGGTCCTGATCCGCGGCGGCCGTGTGAAGGACCTTCCCGGTGTCCGTTACCACATCGTTCGCGGTACCCTCGATACCTCCGGTGTCGACGATCGTCGCCGCGGCCGTTCCAAGTACGGCACCAAGCGCCCGAAATAA
- the rpsG gene encoding 30S ribosomal protein S7, which translates to MPRKGPVAKRQILPDPVYGSKLITRFINRLMLDGKKSTAEQIFYKAIDILAEKTNEDPLRAFEKCLDNIRPALEVKSRRVGGATYQVPMEVRPDRQTALAIRWAIGYARGRGEKGMVARLSGELLDAFNNRGGAVKKREDTHKMAEANKAFAHYRW; encoded by the coding sequence ATGCCTCGTAAAGGTCCTGTCGCCAAGCGGCAGATCCTGCCGGATCCTGTGTACGGCAGCAAGCTCATCACCCGCTTCATCAACCGTCTGATGCTGGACGGCAAGAAGTCCACTGCGGAACAAATTTTCTACAAGGCCATCGACATCCTGGCCGAGAAGACCAACGAAGACCCGCTGCGCGCCTTCGAGAAGTGCCTGGACAACATTCGTCCGGCCCTCGAGGTCAAGTCCCGCCGTGTCGGCGGTGCCACGTACCAGGTGCCCATGGAGGTCCGTCCCGACCGCCAGACCGCCCTGGCCATCCGCTGGGCCATCGGCTACGCCCGTGGCCGCGGCGAGAAGGGCATGGTCGCCCGTCTGTCCGGCGAGCTGCTGGACGCTTTCAACAACCGTGGCGGCGCCGTGAAAAAGCGTGAAGACACCCACAAGATGGCTGAAGCCAACAAGGCTTTCGCTCACTACCGTTGGTAG